In Chthonomonas sp., a single genomic region encodes these proteins:
- a CDS encoding DUF2089 domain-containing protein, with product MKSYQHRPIPSKDPISGKPLAITELQTIDGDVTIRSRFDIPRMLQLDEEQYHLLETFLRCRGVINAVERELGLSYPTVKARLDALLQSLELTPVEKPEKSPNPEKLHVIEALERGEITAQEAKERLRGVSS from the coding sequence ATGAAATCTTATCAACATCGACCGATTCCTAGTAAGGACCCGATCTCTGGAAAGCCGCTCGCGATCACCGAGCTGCAGACCATCGACGGGGATGTGACGATTCGGTCCCGGTTCGACATCCCGCGGATGTTGCAGCTTGACGAGGAGCAATACCATCTTCTCGAAACGTTTCTGCGATGTCGCGGCGTGATCAATGCCGTAGAGCGCGAATTGGGCCTGAGCTATCCGACCGTCAAGGCGCGATTGGACGCGCTGCTCCAATCGTTGGAGTTGACCCCTGTCGAGAAGCCCGAGAAGAGCCCGAACCCGGAGAAGTTGCACGTGATCGAGGCGTTGGAGCGGGGCGAAATCACCGCTCAAGAGGCGAAAGAGCGCCTGCGTGGAGTGAGTTCATGA